One region of Triticum aestivum cultivar Chinese Spring chromosome 6B, IWGSC CS RefSeq v2.1, whole genome shotgun sequence genomic DNA includes:
- the LOC123137641 gene encoding lysophospholipid acyltransferase 1 yields MGLEMEPMAAAIGVSVPVLRFLLCFAATIPTGLLWRAVPSATGRHLYAGLSGAALSYLSFGATSNLLFVGPMALGYLAMLLCRRRAGLVTFLGAFGFLIACHVYYMSGDAWKDGGIDATGALMVLTLKVISCSMNYSDGLLKEEEGLRDAQKKYRLAKLPSLVEYFGYCLCCGSHFAGPVYEMKDYLEWTERKGLWASSTPSPLLPTLRALVQAGICMGLYLYLSPMFPLSRFSEPLYYEWGFWHRLFFQYMSGFTARWKYYFIWSVSEAAIIISGLGFTGWSDSSPPKAKWDRAINVDILGVELAGSAAQLPLKWNIQVSTWLRYYVYERLIQKGKKPGFLQLLGTQTVSAIWHGLYPGYMFFFVQSALMINGSKVIYRWQQAVSNSGLRTILSLLNCAYTMMVLNYSCIGFQVLSFQETLASYKSVYYVGTIVPILCVLLGYVIKPARPVKPKARKAE; encoded by the exons atGGGGCTCGAGATGGAGCCGATGGCGGCGGCGATCGGCGTCTCGGTGCCCGTGCTCCGCTTCCTGCTCTGCTTCGCGGCCACCATACCCACGGGCCTCCTCTGGCGCGCCGTGCCGAGCGCCACGGGGCGGCACCTCTACGCGGGGCTCAGCGGCGCCGCGCTCTCCTACCTGTCCTTCGGGGCCACCTCCAACCTCCTCTTCGTTGGGCCCATGGCGCTCGGTTACCTCGCCATGCTCCTCTGCCGTCGCCGAGCTGGCCTCGTCACCTTCCTCGGCGCATTCGGCTTCCTCATCGCATG TCATGTCTACTACATGAGTGGGGACGCGTGGAAGGACGGAGGCATCGACGCAACTG GTGCTTTGATGGTTTTAACGTTGAAAGTCATTTCATGCTCAATGAACTACAGTGATGGTCTCTTGAAGGAAGAAGAGGGTCTACGTGATGCTCAGAAGAAGTATCGCTTGGCTAAGTTGCCTTCTCTAGTCGAATATTTTGGTTACTGCCTCTGCTGTGGCAGCCACTTTGCTGGACCAGTATATGAGATGAAAGATTATCTTGAATGGACTGAAAGGAAAGGA TTATGGGCCAGCTCAACTCCTTCACCATTATTACCTACTCTGCGTGCTCTAGTTCAGGCTGGAATATGCATGGGGTTATATTTGTATCTGTCACCTATGTTTCCGCTTTCACGATTTAGTGAACCTCTATATTATGAATGGGGTTTCTGGCACCGGCTCTTCTTTCAATACATGTCAGGATTTACTGCTCGTTGGAAATACTACTTTATATGGTCAGTCTCAGAAGCTGCAATTATTATATCTGGCCTGGGTTTCACTGGTTGGTCTGATTCTTCTCCCCCAAAAGCCAAATGGGATCGTGCTATAAATGTTGATATTCTGGGCGTCGAGTTAGCTGGAAGTGCAGCTCAACTGCCACTTAAGTGGAATATTCAAGTGAGCACATGGCTAAGATACT ATGTGTATGAGAGGTTAATTCAGAAAGGGAAGAAGCCTGGTTTCCTTCAGTTGTTGGGTACACAGACAGTCAGTGCTATCTGGCAT GGACTGTATCCAGGATATATGTTTTTCTTTGTTCAGTCGGCGTTGATGATAAATGGTTCAAAAG TCATATACAGATGGCAACAAGCTGTGAGCAATTCAGGCCTCCGCACTATCCTGTCCTTACTAAATTGTGCATACACCATGATGGTGCTTAACTACTCATGCATTGGCTTCCAG GTACTGAGCTTCCAGGAGACCTTAGCATCCTACAAGAGTGTGTATTATGTCGGCACAATCGTTCCTATTCTATGCGTCTTGCTGGGCTATGTCATCAAGCCCGCGAGACCTGTGAAGCCGAAGGCTCGCAAGGCAGAATGA